A window from Hemicordylus capensis ecotype Gifberg chromosome 2, rHemCap1.1.pri, whole genome shotgun sequence encodes these proteins:
- the LOC128343963 gene encoding putative per-hexamer repeat protein 5: MGSALTNSTLTASTLANSTLMGSTLGNGTLTGPVQVDGNLIGSALGNSTLTSSALANSTLTGPGLINGTLTGSALGNGTFTGSSPGKVTLTALVDGTLTGPGNGTLTGSALSHGTLTGSALGNGTIKGPALVNSTLTGPALGHGTLTDPALVNGTLTGPALGNGTLTGPALGHGTLTGPGLGHGTLTGPALVNGTLTGSGLGNGTLTGPGLGHGTLTGPALVNGTLTGSGLGNSTLTGPGLGHGTLTGPALVNGTLTGSALGNGTLTDPALGNGTITGPALGNGTLKAPALGHGTLTGPALGNSTLTGPALGNDTLTGPALGNDTLTGPALGHGTLTGLALGNDTLTGPALGHGTLTGPGLVNGTLTGPGLGHGTLTGPALVNGTLTGPALGHGTLTGPALVNGTLTGPELGHGTLTGPALGHGTLTGPDLVNGTLTGPALVNGTLIGSAPGNSTTTGSAVANGTSSATAPVSNSSSGTAPANSTSSGTAHMNGTSSGAAAANGSTIPVPSIPQNVSSASSSPPHSFLANATALPSALPGSNTTTFTISPDSSTKTDSGVTALSSSSGTTTAAKNPENELGLPYWAIILICIVCLWALMFLICLISYCLRPKKTSPTSFQAYRAHHILRSFRDQKW, translated from the exons ATGGGCTCAGCGCTAACCAACAGTACCCTCACAGCCTCAACACTGGCCAATAGCACCCTCATGGGCTCAACATTGGGCAATGGCACACTCACAGGCCCAGTTCAGGTTGATGGCAACCTGATAGGCTCAGCATTGGGCAACAGCACCCTCACAAGCTCAGCACTGGCCAACAGCACACTCACAGGCCCAGGCCTGATCAACGGCACCCTCACAGGCTCCGCACTTGGCAATGGCACCTTCACAGGCTCATCACCAGGCAAAGTCACCCTCACAGCTCTGGTTGATGGCACCCTCACAGGACCAGGCAATGGCACCCTCACAGGCTCAGCATTGAGTCACGGCACACTTACAGGCTCAGCATTGGGCAACGGCACCATAAAAGGCCCAGCCCTGGTCAACAGCACCCTCACAGGCCCAGCATTGGGTCACGGCACCCTCACAGACCCAGCCCTAGTCAATGGCACTCTCACAGGCCCAGCACTGGGCAACGGCACCCTCACAGGCCCAGCATTGGGTCATGGCACCCTCACAGGCCCAGGATTGGGTCATGGCACCCTCACAGGCCCAGCCCTAGTCAATGGCACCCTCACAGGCTCAGGATTGGGCAACGGCACCCTCACAGGCCCAGGATTGGGTCATGGCACCCTCACAGGCCCAGCCCTAGTCAATGGCACCCTCACAGGCTCAGGATTGGGCAACAGCACCCTCACAGGCCCAGGATTGGGTCATGGCACCCTCACAGGCCCAGCCCTAGTCAATGGCACCCTCACAGGCTCAGCATTGGGCAACGGCACCCTCACAGACCCAGCATTGGGCAACGGCACCATCACAGGCCCAGCATTGGGCAATGGCACCCTCAAAGCCCCAGCATTGGGTCATGGCACCCTCACAGGCCCAGCATTGGGCAACAGCACCCTCACAGGCCCAGCATTGGGCAATGACACCCTCACAGGCCCAGCATTGGGCAATGACACCCTCACAGGCCCAGCATTGGGTCATGGCACCCTCACAGGCCTAGCATTGGGCAATGACACCCTCACAGGCCCAGCATTGGGTCATGGCACCCTCACAGGCCCAGGCCTAGTCAATGGCACCCTCACAGGCCCAGGATTGGGTCACGGCACCCTCACAGGCCCAGCCCTAGTCAATGGCACCCTCACAGGCCCAGCATTGGGTCACGGCACCCTCACAGGCCCAGCCCTAGTCAATGGCACCCTCACAGGCCCAGAATTGGGTCATGGCACCCTCACAGGCCCAGCATTGGGTCATGGCACCCTCACAGGCCCAGACCTAGTCAATGGCACCCTCACAGGCCCAGCCCTAGTCAATGGCACCCTCATAGGCTCAGCACCTGGCAACAGCACCACCACAGGTTCAGCAGTGGCCAATGGCACCTCCTCAGCTACAGCACCCGTCAGCAACAGCTCCTCCGGCACAGCGCCTGCCAACAGCACCTCCTCAGGCACAGCACACATGAATGGCACTTCCTCAGGTGCAGCAGCTGCCAACGGCTCTACTATTCCTGTGCCATCTATTCCTCAGAATGTCTCAAGTGCCTCCAgttctccaccccactctttcctGGCCAATGCCACTGCTCTTCCCTCAGCTTTGCCTGGCTCCAACACCACTACCTTTACCATTTCACCTGACTCCTCTACCAAAACAGATTCTGGAGTCACAGCACTATCTTCATCATCAGGTACCACCACAG CTGCAAAAAACCCCGAAAATGAACTTGGCCTCCCCTACTGGGCCATTATTCTGATCTGTATCGTTTGCCTGTGGGCTCTTATGTTCCTGATTTGCTTG ATTTCCTATTGTTTAAGACCAAAGAAAACCAGCCCTACTTCCTTCCAGGCTTATCGGGCCCATCATATCCTCCGCAGTTTCCGGGATCAGAAATGGTGA